The DNA window TGATATGGCTCGCATGGTCGGCATGAGTGACAGCGCCTTCTCGCGATTCTTCAAGAAAAACAGCGGCCACACCTTCACCGACCACATCAACAAGCTTCGTATCTGGAAGGCGGGTCAGCTATTGACCGATACCTCTCTGCCAATAACGGACATCTGCTTCGAGGTGGGCTATCGCAATCTGTCGAATTTCAACCGAGTGTTTCTCCGCCACCACAACTTAACACCGACAAAATACCGGAAACTGTCCACCAACCGCAGAACCGTTCCGTTACCTCAGACCGCGACAGATCATGTGCCTGTGCAGCCAGTCTAGCGATCAATCGATGCTACTCAGAGAGGAGGGAAGATGTATTATTCTTGCGACTTCATATGCCCTGACTCATACCTACTCCTTTCCGACCTGACGGAGGAAGTTATTGCTTCCTCGCGTGTTCGTCCCGGCAGGGAGGGGAAAACGCTCCCTATGAAAACCGCGTAATTACGCTGATCCCTGTCGCCTCCGCCTTGTCGAGCGCCATCAGCGCCGGCACGGCTTCCTCGAGGCTGACGCGCCGTCCGATCAGTTTCTGCGGGGCGATCTTGCCGGCCGCCAGCATGGACAACATCGCGTCGTAGCGCCAGGCCTGCATGCCGTGGCTGCCGTAGATTTCGAGCTCGTGGCCGATCACCTGAGCCATCGGGATCTGAGGGGTGGCGTATTCCCCGAGCATCAGCCCCACCTGCACATGCCGGCCGCGCCGGCGAAGATTGTTGATCGAGTTGAAGCAGGTGGCGGGATGGCCGAGCGCGTCGATCGAGACATGCGCGCCGCCCTTGGTGATCTCGCGCACCGCCTCGGCCACGTCGGCGACATCAGATGCATTGACCGTCGCCACCGCGCCGCATTCGCGCGCGAAGGCGAGCTTTTCCTCGGATATGTCGACGCCGATTGCATTGGCGCCGAGCGCGGTGGCGATCATGATCGCAGAGAGGCCGACGCCGCCGCAGCCATGCACGGCAATCCATTCGCCGGGGCCGGTGCGGGCCTGGTCGGCAACGGCGCGGAACGAGGTGGCAAAGCGGCAGCCGAGGCTTGCCGCCGTCGCATCGTCGATCGTATCGGGCAGGTGCACCAGATTGGTGTCGGCATAGTCGATCGCCACATATTCGGCGAAGGAGCCCCAATGGGTGAAGCCCGGCTGAAACTGGTTCGGGCAGACCTGCTGGTTGCCGGAATGGCATTCCGAGCAGTGGCCGCAGCCGGAAACGAAGGGCACGGTCACCCGGTCGCCCACCTTGAAGCGCATCACGCCGCGGCCGGTGGCGACGACCCGCCCGGCAAGCTCGTGCCCCGGCACATGCGGCAGGCGGATATCGGGGTCGTGGCCCCTCCAGCCGTGCCAGTCGCTGCGGCAGAGCCCGCTTGCGCCGACCGCGATGACGACGCCGTCCTCCGAAGGCGTCGGATCGGGCAGGGTGCGGATCTCCGGCGCCTGCTCGAAGGCTTCGTAAAACATGGCTTTCATCGGCGTCTTCCTTGCTGTCTCTCCGCGGTTGCCATCATCGCATGCGGGAGCTGGCCGATCCAACATTCATTCCATCATTTTTGCTGATGCACCCATCGCCGAAGCTCCCGTCGCCGCGCACGAATATTGCGACCCGGCGGCGTCCTCCGGCATTTTCTTGCTTCCGCATTTCCCGCCCGGATTTGCCCTTGACCGGGCTTGCCGCTGCGGCTTTTGCTTTCGCGACCTGATAGGGAGGGTAGCATGGCCGTCGATACATCACCGCGTTCAACCACCTGGACTCACGTCGACGGGGAATGGCTCCCCGGCAATCCGCCGCTGATCGGGCCGACCTCGCATGCCATGTGGCTCGGCTCCACCGTCTTCGACGGCGCCCGCTGGTTCGACGGCATCGCCCCGGATCTCGACCTGCACTGCCAGCGCGTCAACCGCTCAGCGCTCGCCATGGGCCTGAAGCCGGTGAAGTCGGCCGAGGAGATCGCCGCACTCGCCTGGGAAGGCGTTGCCAAATTCGATGGCGCGACGGCGATCTACATCAAGCCGATGTACTGGGGCGAACATGGTGCACCCGGCAGCGTCGTCTCCGTCGACGCCGAATCGACCCGCTTCGCGCTCTGCCTGTTCGAGGCGCCGATGGGCGGCCATGGCGGCACCAGCCTCACCATTTCCCCCTACCGGCGCCCTTCTCCGGAAACCGCGATGACCGAGGCCAAGACCGGTTCGCTCTACCCGAACAGCGGCCGCATGATCACCGAGGCGCGCAGCCGCGGCTTCGACAACGCCCTGGCGCGCGATCTGAACGGCAATGTCGTCGAGACTGCCTCGTCGAACGTCTTCCTGGTGCGCGACGGCATCGTGATGACGCCGGCCGCTAACCGAACTTTCCTCGCCGGCATCACCCGAGCCCGGGTCATCGGCTTGTTGCGCAAGGCCGGCTTCGACGTCGTGGAAGCAACGCTCTCCGTCGAGGATTTCCTTCAAGCCGACGAGATCTTCACAACAGGCAACTATTCCAAGGTCGTCGGCGTCACCCGCCTCGACGACCGCGTTTTCCAGGAAGGCCCCGTCACCCGCAAAGCGCTGGAGCTCTACATGGACTGGGCCCACGGCAGAAGCGAGAGCGAGGAGTGAGCAGTGGTTCGGCGCAGCCGAAGCAATCGATCCGGTGAATCGATTGCAACTGCGAACGCCCGGAGCGCAAGCGCAGGGCTGGAGAGGTCCTGCGCAGCGGGAGCAATCGACCCAATAAGCGATTACAAACTGCGAACCTCGGGGACTGGAAGGCGGTCTGGCATGCGCGGCAAAATGGAGATCCGCGTCGGCCCCACCAAGCGCAACAGTCCCACGCCGGCAATTGCTCATCAATCGTTCAGCGACGACAACGCAACGAGCGATTGAGATGCCCGTTGCATCTTGGCCTCACGCAGGTTCCAGTTGGTCGGGAACAATCTCGTCACGCAATCATTTCGGCTTCGCCGATCGATCATAAATGTCAAACGCTCACTCGACGACGTAGGGCGGGCGTGCCCGAAACCGCTTCCCTTCCCTGCCGCCATAGTGCCCGCGAATTCCACAACACCGAGGAAACGACCCATGACCGTGCTCTCCGATGAACAAGGCGAGATCATCCGGGAACTCGGCGTTGCCGCCGAGATCGACCCGGAGCATGAGATCGAGCGGCGAACCGCCTTTCTCAAGGATTATCTTGTGGCGTCCGGCATGCGCGGCTACGTGCTGGGCATCAGCGGCGGCGTCGATTCACTGACGGCGGCGCTGATTGCCCAGAGGGCGGTGCGCGAGCTGCGTGACAGCGGCCACTCGGCGGAATTCATAGCCGTGCGCCTTCCCTACGGGATCCAGGCGGATGAGGCCGATGCAGCGAAGGCGCTCGCAACGATCGGCGCCGACCGCTCGATGGTGGTCAACATCAAGGAACCGGCGGATGCGATGTTGGCCGCCGCGCAGAACGGCGGTCTCGCCTTCGCCGATGCCGGTCGGCAGGATTTCATCCTCGGCAATATCAAGGCCCGCCAGCGGATGATCGCCCAGTTCGCTCTGGCCGGCGCGCTCGGCGGGCTCGTCATCGGTACGGATCACGCGGCCGAGGCAGTCATGGGCTTCTTCACCAAGTTCGGCGACGGCGCCGCCGATATCCTGCCGCTTGCCGGCCTCAATAAGCGCCGCGTCCGGCTGCTGGCAAAGCGGCTCGGCGCTCCGGACGAACTGGTGTTCAAGGTGCCCACGGCCGATCTCGAGGATCAGCGGCCGCTGCGTCCCGACGAGGAGGCCTATGGCGTCACCTATGACGAGATCGACGATTTCCTTGAAGGCAAGCCGGTTGGCGAGATCGCCCGCCGCCGCATCCTCGCCGCCTATCGGGCCACCGCGCATAAGCGCGCGCTGCCGGTCGCCGTCAACACACTCTGAGAGCTGGAGGCGATTGCCCGCTCAGGCGCGATCTGCCGAAGCACGCATGTTTGATGTCTGCGCATTCTTGGGCCGCACCGCCCAGGCATAGGCGGCACCCGCCACAAGCAGCAGCGAGGTGCCGAGGAAAACCGCCCGCATGCCGATATGCCCGCCGACGAAGCCGCCGAGGATTGGGCCCGCCACCTGACCGACATATTGCGAGGAGACGGAAAGGCCGAGAATGCTGCCGGCCGCGCTGTCCGGCACGCTATGGCGGATGATGGCGGCGATGCAGGGCAGAAGCCCGCCAAGGGCTGCGCCCATCAGGAAACGCAGGATGATCAGCTGCCAGGAACTGGTGACGAAGGCCTGCGGGATCAATAGCAGGCCGGCGACGGCGAGCGCGCCCGCTATAACAGGCCAGTGGCCGATCCTGTCGGCGAGCCTGCCGAGCCACGAGGCCGAGAGAATGCTGCCGAGGGCGGCGGCCGACATGACGAGCCCCGAGAGCATGGTGACTTGCGTCTCGACGGGCACGATCTGAGCGACATAGACGGTGATGATCGGCTCGATCGACATATTGGCGAACATCAGAAGCATGCCGGTCGCCAGCATGGCGATGACGGGCCGCTTGTCGGCAATGGATTTCCAGCCGCCGCTGGCCTTGGCCGCCCGGCTGTAGGCCGGTGACTTCTCCTCCTTGATCAGCAAGATAGTGGCGAGAAAGGCGAGGAAGATCATGCCGCCGGCGGTGAGAAACGTGCCGCGGATGCCGATGATCGGCGGCAGCGCCCCGCCGATGAGCGGCCCGACGAGATTGCCGGCCATGATGCCGGAGGAGAGCACGCCGAGAGCCCAGGCGGAGCGGTCTTTCGGCGTCTGCGTCGCCACCAGCACCATCGAGCCGGAAGCATAACCGCCGGCAAGCCCGACGAACAGGCGCAGCGCCACCAGCTGCCAGACATTGCCGGCCATGCCCATCAGCGAAATCGCCAGCGTCATGCCGAGGCTGGCGCGCACCAGCATCAGTTTGCGGCCGTAGATGTCGCCGAGCCGCCCCCAGAGCGGCGCGACGAGGGCGGCGGCAAGAAAGGTGGCGCCATAGGCGATGCCCGACCATTGCACGATCGCCGCATGGCCGGTTACGCCGAGCTCCTCGACATAGAGCGGCAGGAAGGGAAGCAGCAGCGTCATCGCCACGATTGTCGTGAAGGAGCCGGTCAGCGAGACGGCGAGGTTGCGCTTCCAGTAAATCGAGCCCGGCCTGGCGCTGGCCTCCTGTTGCGTGTCTGTCATTCTTGCCCCGGCATCGATCCTGCAGCGCAGTTGCGCCGCAATCTGGATCATCTCAGCTAAAAGTGCTAGAGCCAAACGGATTGCGTGACGCAACCGGTTAATTGGAGGATTTGCCATGAACGCAATGTCCCCATCTCGCGAGAAGACCGTCCGCGACCTCTATGCCGCCTATCTCGCCGACCGCAAGGATATTGTCGGCGCCATGCTGACGGAGGATTTCACCTTCTCCAGCCCGCGCGACGACCGTATCGACAGGGCCGCCTATTTCGAGCGTTGCTGGCCGAAGGAGCCGCTCTTCCGCGGGATCCACATCGAATTCCTGGCGATCAAGGGCGACGAGGCTGTTGTGCGTTACCGCGCCGAAAAACTGGACGGCACGAGCTTCGCCAACATGGAAAGCCTTCGTTTTCGCGGCGACAGGATCGCCGCCGTGGATGTCTATTTCGGCCGGAATCTGTAGCTCCGGCGCGGGCTAGAAGAGCCGCATCGCTGACGTTGTGATGATGACCATCGAGACCGCCACCATCAGCGCCCGCACCGGCAGCCGCTTGACGAGGATGGCGCCGAAAGGCGCGGCGATGACGCCGCCGATGATGAGGCCGATCGCTGAGTTGAGCTCAGACCAGCCGAGCGTCACGACGAAGGTGATCGAAATCGTCAGCGTCACCGCGAATTCGGTGAAATTCGTCGAGCCGATCACCCGTTTCAGATCATGGCCGCGCCCGACCAGTGTGCTGGTCACGATAGGGCCCCACCCGCCGCCGCCGATCGCATCGAGCAGGCCACCGAAAAGGCCAACGGGCGGCACGGCCCAGTCGCGCACCTCGCGCCTGATCTGCGGTCGGAAGGCCTTGTAGAGGATCAGGAGGCCGATTGCGATCAGATAGGCCGATACGAAGGGCTCGATCACCTTGCCGTCGATATTGGCAAGCAGATAGGCGCCGATCGCGCCGCCGATCATGCCGGCCGGAGCGAGACGCGCCACCAGCCGCCAGTCGACATTGCGATGATAGGCATGCGACAGGCCTGACGCCGCCGTCGTGAACATTTCCGTCACATGCGTCATGGCGCTGGCATTGGCCACCGGCACCCCGAAAGCCAGCAGGCTCGTCGTCGACAGCACGCCGAAGGCCATGCCGAGCGCGCCGTCGACGATCTGCGCGCAGAAGCCAACGGCGATGAAAAAGAAGATATCCGATGTCATGCAGTCCCCTCAGGCGAACGGTAGCATCAGAATCGGCGATGCGGGAAAAAATTTTGGTCTCAGGAGGAAAAGCCGCGCTGCTTCAGCCGGACGATCTTGAAAAAGCCGTTCGGAAAGACCGGCAGAATATCGGTCGTTGAAAAATCGCCGCGGCGCTCGGCCCAGGCAACGATCCGGTGGATGCGGAAGGCGGAAGACCAGCCGATGTGACGCACCAGCGGCGCCACCGCCGCCTCGATCGCGCCCTGCAGACCGGCGCCGTCGCTGAGCTTGCTTGCGAGGATGATCTCACCGCCCGGCCGCAGCACCCGGGCACATTCGTCCAGCGCCCGCTCGGGCTCGGGAATCAGCGTGATGACGAAGGGTAGGCAGACCACGTCGAAAGACTTGTCGGCAAAACGCAGCGCATGCGCATCCATCACCTCGAGCGCCTGCACATGCTGCAGGTTTTCGCGACGCACCTTTTCGCGCGCCCGTGCGATCATATGTTCGGAAATGTCGACGCCGGTCACCCGGCAGCGGCTGGGATAGTGGGCGAGCGTCAGGCCGGTGCCGACCCCGATTTCGAGAATATCGGTGCCGGCCGCAGCGGCAAGCGCGGCAAGCTTGCGGTGGCCGTCGCGCAAGATGCCGCGATAGACACGATCATAAACAGGTGCCCAGCGCTGATAGATTTTCTGCTGATCTTCCGCCCGGTTGCGAAGCTCCGACATGCTTAAACCTCCCTGCGCACAACCTCGAGAATCGGTATCGGTCCTCGAAAAGGTCATGCTTATCGCAAACATAGTGCGCCTTGGCGCCTGTCCTAGACGCGCCGTGCTCTAAAAAGCCAGGACTTCAACTCGCGGGGGCGAGCCTGGGTTCCGCTCGGAATGTGACCGCAGTCACAAACAATTACCGCGGCCGGCTATTTCGCTGGCGTGAGCCCGAACTCTTTAGCATCCATCGCGCTGCCGATCTCGACCGACTTCTCCTGTTTGTCATAGACGCAGATCTGGACGACGAGCCCCTTGGCCCCCTTCGGCTTTCCCGTCACCAGGGCCAGCCCGTAATGCGAGGTGCCGAAGGGATCGACGACGGCATTCGGCTTCTCGATCGCGACCGCGGCCTTCCTGCACTTGGCTTCCACGTCGGCGGCCAGTTGTTTCCAGGCCTCGTCCGAGGAGGCATGCGCCGCAGTGACAAGAAACGGAAGCGCGGAAATGGCGAGATGCGGGATTATATTCCTTTTCATATCTGATCTCCGTTGTGTCTGTTGCCGGTGTAAGCTGTTTTGGCGGCGGCATGGCGGGCGATTTGCGCGCTTGAATCTCGCCCTGAAACTGAGGCAAATTTTCCTCCGTGCGGTCGTTTTTTGATATTTCGCCGGTTGCCTCTCCTCCTTTCCCCTCCTATGTTCCGCCTCACCTGCCGATGACGCAATCTATTGCCAAGAGGAGATCTGACATGGCTTTCGAATTGCCTGAACTTCCCTATGATTACGAAGCGCTTGCACCGTTCATGTCGAAGGAAACGCTGGAGTTTCACCACGACAAGCATCACAAGGCCTATGTCGACAACGGCAACAAGCTCGCCGCCGAAGCCGGCCTGTCGGATCTCTCGCTCGAAGAGGTCGTGAAGAAGTCCTTCGGCACCAATGCCGGGCTCTTCAACAACGCCGCCCAGCACTACAACCACATCCACTTCTGGAAGTGGATGAAGAAGGGCGGCGGCGGCAACAAGCTGCCGGGCAAGCTCGAAGCGGCCTTCGCCTCCGATCTCGGCGGCTATGACAAGTTCAAGGCCGATTTCGCCAATGCCGGCGCCACCCAGTTCGGCTCGGGCTGGGCCTGGGTTTCCGTCAAGAACGGCAAGCTCGAAATCTCCAAGACCCCGAACGGCGAAAATCCGCTGGTTCACGGCGCCACCCCGATCCTCGGCGTCGACGTCTGGGAACACTCCTATTACATCGACTATCGCAATGCGCGCCCGAAATATCTCGAGGCCTTCATCGACAGCCTGATCAACTGGGATTACGTCCTGGAACGCTACGAAGAAGCAACGAAGTAAGCGGCTTTCATCCAATTCGACACCCGGCGCCTCAGACGCCGGGTGTTTTCTTTCTATCGGCCGTCATAGCCCTGTCATCCGCCGCTCCTAATCACGCCCGATGTCCTCCTCCGCTTCTCCTCCGCTCCGCTTCGGCATCATCGCCGATCCGCAATATGCGGCAATCGCCCCGCATGTGGCGATGGACCGCTATTACGCCAACAGCCTCGTCAAGGTCGCCGAGGCGATCGAGGTCTTCAACGGCGAGGAGTTGAGTTTCGTCATGACGCTCGGCGACGTCATCGACCGCAGCTTCGCGAGCTTCGACGATATCCTGCCGGTCTATGGCAAATTGAGGCACGAGGCGCTGTTCCTGCTCGGCAATCACGATTTCTCCGTCTCAGCCGGGCACCTTTCCGAAGTAGCTGCCCGTCTTCGCATGCCGTCGCCTTATTACAGCTTTTCCCGTCCCGGCTGGCGCTTCGTCGTGCTCGACGGCAACGAGGTCAGCACCTTCGCGCCGCCGGATAACCATCCTCATCGCGCTTTGGCTGCCGAGATTTTGGCGGAGCTGCAAGCCAAAGGTGCAGCGAATGCTCATCGCTGGAATGGCGCGCTGAGCGACAAGCAATTCGCTTGGCTGGCCGATGAAATCGCAAAGGCTGCAGCGGCCGGCGAGAAGGTCATCATCATGAACCACTATCCCGTCTATCCCGCCGGCGAGCACGGCATGTGGGACAGCGAGCGCGTCGTCGCGCTGCTCGCCTCGCAAAGTCATGTCGTCGCCTATCTCAACGGCCACGACCATGTCGGCAATTACGGCAAGGCCGGCGCCTGCCACTTCGTCAATTTCAAGGGCGTGGTCGACACAGAAAGTGAAAACGCCTTCGCCATCGTCGAGCTCCACCCCGACCGCATCGAAATCCGCGGCTTCGGCCGAGAGCAGAGCCGCACGCTTGCTTACTAGAGCTTGGAAGATTTCCTGAGCTAGCCCGCTCCTACAACATCGAGGTCCTGTCCGCACGCAGGCGCCGCGAGGGTTCATCCACCAAACGCTTGCGCGCTACCCGACACAGCCTTCTCCGTCCAGCCGCTCGTCCACAACTCCCGCAGCCTGTCGCCATCGCCTTTGAAGAAATCCTCGCTCGCCCCGCAGCGCTCCACCCGGTCGCTGCGGAAATTGCGGATCGCCTGACGCAGCTCGCACCAGGCGACGATATTGGCGGTCTGCGAATAATAGATCAACGCGATCGGCCGGATCGTCCGCTCGCTGGCGCGGCCGAGCTCGTCGCGATAGGCGAGTGTCAGCTTGCGTTCGTCGCGGATCGCCCGGCGCACGATCGCAAGGTCGATTGCAGCCGGCTGCGCGGTCGAGCCCCAGGCATAAAGCGCCTTGTTGTCCAGCGCCTGGCGCAACGGTGCCGGCACGGCGCCTGATATCTTCCGGTTGACCCGGCGGGCGGCCTGCTTCAGCTCCTCGTCGGCCGTCCGTTCGAGCAACGCCAGCGACAGAACGATCGCCTCCATCTCCTCGATCGAGAACATCAAGGGTGGCAGGTCAAAGCCCGGCCGCATGATGTAGCCGATGCCGCGTCCGCCTTCGATCGGCACCCGCATTGCCTGAAGGGCGGCGATATCGCGATAGATCGAGCGCACGGTCACTTCGAGCGTCTCGGCCATAACAGCCGCCGTCATCGGTTTTCTGGCGAGCCTCAGGATCTGAATGATCTCGAAAAGCCGTGACGCCTTGCGCATCTTTTGCCTCCATCTCCCACGCTCCTGACAATACACTGTCAGTTGGGTTTGCGTATAGAGCCGTCTATCGGATTGAAATCAATCGCGGTCTTTCGAAAATGGCCCGCGGAATGAAGGCGGTAACTGACATGAACTACCATGAAAACCTGTGGCTCTTCTTCACCCTTCTCTTCGGCATCATCATCGTGCCGGGCATGGACATGCTCTTCGTCCTCGCCAATTCGCTGACGGGCGGCGTCCGCCGCGGGCTGGCTGCCACAGGCGGCATCATGGCAGGCGGTGCGGTGCATTCGGCCTATGGTGCGGCCGGCGTCGGCGTGCTCGTCACCATGCTGCCGCAGCTCTTCAACCTGCTGCTCTTTGCCGGCGTTGCCTATATGATCTGGATCGGCGTTTCGCTGATGCGCAGTTCGATCACTGTGGAGGCGGTCGGGCCGGCGACGGCGCGCTCCGCCTGGCGCGCTTTCCGTCAGGGCGCCGTCACCTGCCTCGTCAATCCCAAGGCCTATATTTTCATGTTCGCCGTCTACCCGCAGTTTCTGAGGCCGGAATACGGTCCGGTCTGGATGCAGGGCCTGATCATGGGTCTCATGACAGTCACTACGCAGTTCGCCATTTACGGCACGCTGGCGATGACAGCCGGCCGCAGCCGCGACCTGCTGGTCGCAAATCCCGACGCCACGGCCTTTGTCGGCCGCTTCGCCGGGCTGCTGCTGGTTGCGGTCTCCGCCTTCAGCCTTTGGCAGGGTTGGAAAACTGCATGAGTCGCCAGTGCTTATCACATTGTTTTTATGACCCTCCGGCAAAACGTGACCGCCTGGACGCATGGAATTTTGTCATTCTGCCGGTGCAGATTGGCAACTGGCCGTTTTGGCCCCAGGAACAACGCAGAGAAATGGAGAGGAAATATGAACTGGAAAGCAGTAGCTGCCGCCGCAGCGATGGCCGGCTTGGCCGTGGGTTCGGTGACGGCCGCCGACGGCACGCAAGATTCGCGCGTCGCGCAGATGAAGCAGATGGGTGGATCGACCGGCGCGCTTTCAGCCATCGCGAAAGGCTCCAAGCCCTATGATGCCGAGGCAGTGAAGGCGGCGCTGACGACGATTGCGACGACTGCCAAGGCCTTCCCCGACCAGTTCAAGCCCGGCAGCGATATGAACGACCCTGGGGCCAGCCCGAAAATCTGGGAGAACATGGAGGACTTCAAGGCTCGTTCCGAAAAGCTCTCCGCCGATGCCGAAACCGCTCTCGCTCAGCTGCCGGCTGATGCCGCAGCCGTCGGCGCTGCGGTCAACACGCTCGGCGCCAATTGCGCTGGCTGTCACAAGGCCTATCGGCTTAGTAAGTGAGCGATAGGCCTGTCTGAGCAAGTCCAGCAAAACTGCGGAGCGGTTTTGTGTTTGGAATTGCGCAAAAGCGAAAATGATCTGGACACTCGATTCGCGCTGCACTTGCCGCCGGCGCGGATCGCATTATTGTCCGCTCGTGCGGACCGGTCGCGGATCGACCGGAGAGGAATGTCTTCAAAGGGGAGGCGGCGTATGGTCCGTAGGTTCATCCGGTTTCTGCTCTGTCTGATCGGCGTCGCCGTGCTCGGCGGTGGCGCCTTCTATCTCGTCACCGCGCCCGATCCGCTGCCGGAGAGCCACTGGGCCAACCTCGGTGCGCCGGACACGGCAAACGGCGAGATGGTTTTCTGGACGGGCGGCTGCGTCAGCTGCCATGCTGCGCCCGGTTCCGAAGGCGATGCCAGGCTGACGCTGTCGGGCGGTCTGGCGCTCAAGAGCCCTTTCGGCACTTTCCACGCGCCCAACATCTCGCCGGATGAAAAGGCTGGCATCGGCGCCTGGACGCTCGCCGAGTTCGGCAACGCGATGAAGCGCGGCGTCGGCCGGGGCGGGGAGCATCTCTATCCGTCCTTTCCCTATGGTTCCTATGCGCGCATGAGCGACAAGGACGTCAACGATCTCTTCGCCTTCCTGAAGACGCTGCCGAAGAGCGCCAACGTAACGCCTCCGCATGAACTGCCCTTTCCCTACAACGTCCGCCTGGCGCTCGGCGGCTGGAAATTTCTCTATCTCAACGATCAGCCGCGCGTCGCGCTCGCCA is part of the Rhizobium bangladeshense genome and encodes:
- a CDS encoding zinc-dependent alcohol dehydrogenase family protein; this encodes MKAMFYEAFEQAPEIRTLPDPTPSEDGVVIAVGASGLCRSDWHGWRGHDPDIRLPHVPGHELAGRVVATGRGVMRFKVGDRVTVPFVSGCGHCSECHSGNQQVCPNQFQPGFTHWGSFAEYVAIDYADTNLVHLPDTIDDATAASLGCRFATSFRAVADQARTGPGEWIAVHGCGGVGLSAIMIATALGANAIGVDISEEKLAFARECGAVATVNASDVADVAEAVREITKGGAHVSIDALGHPATCFNSINNLRRRGRHVQVGLMLGEYATPQIPMAQVIGHELEIYGSHGMQAWRYDAMLSMLAAGKIAPQKLIGRRVSLEEAVPALMALDKAEATGISVITRFS
- a CDS encoding branched-chain amino acid aminotransferase; protein product: MAVDTSPRSTTWTHVDGEWLPGNPPLIGPTSHAMWLGSTVFDGARWFDGIAPDLDLHCQRVNRSALAMGLKPVKSAEEIAALAWEGVAKFDGATAIYIKPMYWGEHGAPGSVVSVDAESTRFALCLFEAPMGGHGGTSLTISPYRRPSPETAMTEAKTGSLYPNSGRMITEARSRGFDNALARDLNGNVVETASSNVFLVRDGIVMTPAANRTFLAGITRARVIGLLRKAGFDVVEATLSVEDFLQADEIFTTGNYSKVVGVTRLDDRVFQEGPVTRKALELYMDWAHGRSESEE
- the nadE gene encoding ammonia-dependent NAD(+) synthetase, coding for MTVLSDEQGEIIRELGVAAEIDPEHEIERRTAFLKDYLVASGMRGYVLGISGGVDSLTAALIAQRAVRELRDSGHSAEFIAVRLPYGIQADEADAAKALATIGADRSMVVNIKEPADAMLAAAQNGGLAFADAGRQDFILGNIKARQRMIAQFALAGALGGLVIGTDHAAEAVMGFFTKFGDGAADILPLAGLNKRRVRLLAKRLGAPDELVFKVPTADLEDQRPLRPDEEAYGVTYDEIDDFLEGKPVGEIARRRILAAYRATAHKRALPVAVNTL
- a CDS encoding multidrug efflux MFS transporter — its product is MTDTQQEASARPGSIYWKRNLAVSLTGSFTTIVAMTLLLPFLPLYVEELGVTGHAAIVQWSGIAYGATFLAAALVAPLWGRLGDIYGRKLMLVRASLGMTLAISLMGMAGNVWQLVALRLFVGLAGGYASGSMVLVATQTPKDRSAWALGVLSSGIMAGNLVGPLIGGALPPIIGIRGTFLTAGGMIFLAFLATILLIKEEKSPAYSRAAKASGGWKSIADKRPVIAMLATGMLLMFANMSIEPIITVYVAQIVPVETQVTMLSGLVMSAAALGSILSASWLGRLADRIGHWPVIAGALAVAGLLLIPQAFVTSSWQLIILRFLMGAALGGLLPCIAAIIRHSVPDSAAGSILGLSVSSQYVGQVAGPILGGFVGGHIGMRAVFLGTSLLLVAGAAYAWAVRPKNAQTSNMRASADRA
- a CDS encoding nuclear transport factor 2 family protein; its protein translation is MNAMSPSREKTVRDLYAAYLADRKDIVGAMLTEDFTFSSPRDDRIDRAAYFERCWPKEPLFRGIHIEFLAIKGDEAVVRYRAEKLDGTSFANMESLRFRGDRIAAVDVYFGRNL
- a CDS encoding sulfite exporter TauE/SafE family protein, which produces MTSDIFFFIAVGFCAQIVDGALGMAFGVLSTTSLLAFGVPVANASAMTHVTEMFTTAASGLSHAYHRNVDWRLVARLAPAGMIGGAIGAYLLANIDGKVIEPFVSAYLIAIGLLILYKAFRPQIRREVRDWAVPPVGLFGGLLDAIGGGGWGPIVTSTLVGRGHDLKRVIGSTNFTEFAVTLTISITFVVTLGWSELNSAIGLIIGGVIAAPFGAILVKRLPVRALMVAVSMVIITTSAMRLF
- a CDS encoding class I SAM-dependent methyltransferase, which translates into the protein MSELRNRAEDQQKIYQRWAPVYDRVYRGILRDGHRKLAALAAAAGTDILEIGVGTGLTLAHYPSRCRVTGVDISEHMIARAREKVRRENLQHVQALEVMDAHALRFADKSFDVVCLPFVITLIPEPERALDECARVLRPGGEIILASKLSDGAGLQGAIEAAVAPLVRHIGWSSAFRIHRIVAWAERRGDFSTTDILPVFPNGFFKIVRLKQRGFSS
- a CDS encoding superoxide dismutase, producing the protein MAFELPELPYDYEALAPFMSKETLEFHHDKHHKAYVDNGNKLAAEAGLSDLSLEEVVKKSFGTNAGLFNNAAQHYNHIHFWKWMKKGGGGNKLPGKLEAAFASDLGGYDKFKADFANAGATQFGSGWAWVSVKNGKLEISKTPNGENPLVHGATPILGVDVWEHSYYIDYRNARPKYLEAFIDSLINWDYVLERYEEATK
- a CDS encoding metallophosphoesterase, whose protein sequence is MSSSASPPLRFGIIADPQYAAIAPHVAMDRYYANSLVKVAEAIEVFNGEELSFVMTLGDVIDRSFASFDDILPVYGKLRHEALFLLGNHDFSVSAGHLSEVAARLRMPSPYYSFSRPGWRFVVLDGNEVSTFAPPDNHPHRALAAEILAELQAKGAANAHRWNGALSDKQFAWLADEIAKAAAAGEKVIIMNHYPVYPAGEHGMWDSERVVALLASQSHVVAYLNGHDHVGNYGKAGACHFVNFKGVVDTESENAFAIVELHPDRIEIRGFGREQSRTLAY
- a CDS encoding helix-turn-helix transcriptional regulator, translating into MRKASRLFEIIQILRLARKPMTAAVMAETLEVTVRSIYRDIAALQAMRVPIEGGRGIGYIMRPGFDLPPLMFSIEEMEAIVLSLALLERTADEELKQAARRVNRKISGAVPAPLRQALDNKALYAWGSTAQPAAIDLAIVRRAIRDERKLTLAYRDELGRASERTIRPIALIYYSQTANIVAWCELRQAIRNFRSDRVERCGASEDFFKGDGDRLRELWTSGWTEKAVSGSAQAFGG
- a CDS encoding LysE family translocator yields the protein MNYHENLWLFFTLLFGIIIVPGMDMLFVLANSLTGGVRRGLAATGGIMAGGAVHSAYGAAGVGVLVTMLPQLFNLLLFAGVAYMIWIGVSLMRSSITVEAVGPATARSAWRAFRQGAVTCLVNPKAYIFMFAVYPQFLRPEYGPVWMQGLIMGLMTVTTQFAIYGTLAMTAGRSRDLLVANPDATAFVGRFAGLLLVAVSAFSLWQGWKTA